A stretch of the Papaver somniferum cultivar HN1 chromosome 6, ASM357369v1, whole genome shotgun sequence genome encodes the following:
- the LOC113285961 gene encoding uncharacterized protein LOC113285961, which produces MNKCNRKTNISFRKETEGHENNRAIYRGHERKKNEIGDQLKDIKAVGQTKFLQVIIVTSIYVQNYEGELYLSSTDATKSYINLDIPEVEVYKNRHYQRTNVDIVKMPDISKDDFSAEKRITIQQLIDLLQDDSNEVFNVDIVITCNV; this is translated from the exons ATGAACAA ATGTAATCGGAAAACTAATATCTCTTTCAGAAAAGAAACCGAAGGACACGAAAATAACCGAGCTATTTATAGAGGACATGAG CGGAAGAAAAATGAAATAGGGGATCAACTAAAAGATATCAAGGCAGTTGGACAGACAAAATTTTTACAAGTGATTATAGTAACATCAATATATGTACAGAACTACGAAG GTGAACTTTATCTTAGCTCCACAGACGCGACCAAATCATACATCAACTTGGATATACCTGAAgttgaagtatacaagaacag GCATTACCAAAGAACAAACGTAGACATTGTGAAGATGCCCGACATATCCAAAGATGATTTTTCTGCTGAGAAAAGGATAACCATACAGCAGCTGATTGATTTGCTACAAGATGATTCGAATGAGGTATTTAACGTAGACATTGTAATAACCTGTAAtgtgtaa